Proteins found in one Clostridium kluyveri DSM 555 genomic segment:
- a CDS encoding nitrogenase component 1, translating into MKKFNLNTSVVDTREQRLGTIIGWKTGKASELSKDSAFTCAGCKGNGGKRLCEATGPFTQGSTCSEQMVECQAGNVRDAVLIQHAPIGCGTGQVAYNSIYRNGLAIRNLPIQNIKIINTNMKETDMVFGALDKLEQSIRDAWNRHQPRAIFIGTSCASGIIGEDVDSVASKMQEELNIPVIPMYCEGFRSKHWSTGFDATQHGILRQLVRKNPKKQENLVNIINLWGSDVFTPMLAELGLEVNYVIDLAKVEDLERLSEAAATVTFCNTLGSYMAAALEEHFGVPEVKAPQPYGIAGTDAWLRELARVTHREKEAEIYIEKEHKRIAPKIEELKKLLKGKKGYAATGSAYSHGLIAVLKELGIQVDGSLVFHHDPVYDNNDPSKDTLKFLVDNYEDVANFSVSNRQQFQFYGLLKNVNPDFILIRHNGLAPLASRMGIPAAPLGDEHHAIGYSGILNLGETILEILQHKKFHQDLAEHTKLPYTKWWLEQRDPYILEKSNFVKIE; encoded by the coding sequence ATGAAGAAATTTAATCTTAATACTTCTGTAGTAGATACACGTGAACAGCGTCTTGGAACTATTATTGGCTGGAAAACTGGAAAGGCATCAGAGCTTTCTAAGGATTCTGCATTTACTTGTGCAGGATGCAAGGGAAATGGAGGCAAAAGGCTTTGTGAGGCCACAGGACCTTTTACTCAAGGTTCTACTTGCAGTGAACAAATGGTAGAATGTCAGGCTGGAAATGTAAGGGATGCAGTTTTGATTCAACATGCACCAATAGGCTGTGGAACAGGACAGGTAGCTTACAATTCCATATATAGAAATGGGCTTGCCATTAGAAATTTGCCTATACAAAATATAAAGATAATCAATACCAATATGAAAGAAACAGATATGGTATTTGGTGCACTTGATAAATTGGAACAGTCTATAAGGGATGCATGGAACAGACATCAGCCTAGAGCTATATTTATTGGAACCTCCTGTGCCTCAGGAATAATTGGAGAGGATGTGGATAGTGTAGCCAGTAAAATGCAGGAGGAACTCAATATTCCCGTTATTCCTATGTATTGTGAAGGATTTAGATCCAAGCACTGGAGTACGGGGTTTGATGCCACACAGCATGGAATTTTAAGGCAGCTGGTTAGAAAAAATCCTAAGAAACAGGAGAATTTAGTAAATATAATTAACCTCTGGGGCAGTGATGTATTTACGCCTATGCTGGCAGAGTTAGGACTTGAGGTTAACTATGTTATAGATTTAGCTAAAGTGGAAGATTTAGAAAGGCTTTCAGAAGCTGCAGCTACTGTTACTTTCTGTAACACGTTGGGTTCTTATATGGCGGCTGCTTTAGAAGAACATTTTGGAGTACCTGAAGTTAAGGCACCTCAGCCTTATGGAATTGCAGGAACAGATGCATGGTTAAGAGAACTGGCAAGAGTTACCCATAGAGAAAAAGAAGCGGAAATATATATAGAAAAAGAGCATAAAAGAATAGCACCTAAGATAGAAGAACTTAAAAAATTGTTAAAGGGTAAAAAGGGCTATGCAGCTACAGGTTCAGCTTATTCTCATGGACTTATTGCAGTACTTAAAGAACTTGGAATTCAGGTGGATGGATCCTTAGTATTTCATCATGATCCAGTATATGATAATAATGATCCCAGCAAGGATACTCTGAAATTCTTAGTAGATAATTATGAGGATGTTGCTAATTTTAGTGTAAGTAACAGGCAGCAATTTCAGTTTTATGGGCTGCTTAAAAATGTAAATCCAGATTTTATTCTTATTAGACATAATGGGTTGGCTCCATTAGCTTCACGAATGGGAATTCCTGCAGCTCCATTGGGGGATGAACACCATGCTATAGGTTACAGCGGAATTTTAAATTTAGGTGAAACCATTTTAGAAATACTTCAGCATAAAAAATTCCATCAGGATTTAGCAGAGCATACTAAATTGCCTTATACAAAATGGTGGCTTGAGCAGAGGGATCCTTATATACTTGAGAAAAGTAATTTTGTAAAAATAGAATAG
- a CDS encoding nitrogenase component 1: MKVDLNTSVVKTREQRLGTIIGWKTGKTSDLSRDSAYTCGGCKGNGGKRLCEAIGPFTQGSSCSERMVECQAGEVRDAILIQHSPIGCGTSQVACNSIYRNGLKNRKLPIENMKVINTNIKETDMVFGALEKLEQSIRDAWERHHPKAIFIATSCVTGIIGEDIDSVASKLHEEFKIPVVPMYCEGFRSKHWSTGFDATQHGILKYIVRKSSKKQEDLVNVINLWGSDVFTPILAELGLRVNYVVDMATVEDLEQLSEAAATVSFCHTLSSYLAAGLEEQFGVPEVKAPQPYGIAGTDAWIRELARVTHREKEAEAYIEKEHKRIAPKIKELKKLLSGKKGYAATGSAYSHGLIAVLGELGVQVDGSLVFHHDPVYDNNDPTKDSLKFLVDNYGDVPNFSVSNRQQYQFYGLLKNVNPDFIIIRHAGLASLASRMGIPAVPLGDEHHAVGYQGILNLGETILDILARKKFHKDLSSHVKLPYTKWWLEQRDPYILEKQHYVVY, encoded by the coding sequence ATGAAAGTTGATTTAAATACATCTGTGGTAAAGACAAGGGAACAACGTCTTGGTACTATAATTGGATGGAAAACTGGGAAAACTTCAGATCTTTCTAGAGATTCTGCATATACCTGTGGAGGATGTAAAGGTAATGGAGGAAAAAGACTTTGTGAAGCTATAGGTCCCTTTACTCAGGGTTCCAGCTGTAGTGAAAGAATGGTGGAGTGTCAGGCAGGAGAAGTGAGAGATGCAATTTTAATTCAACATTCTCCCATAGGTTGTGGAACCAGCCAGGTGGCCTGTAATTCCATATATAGAAATGGTCTAAAAAATAGAAAACTACCTATAGAAAATATGAAGGTAATTAATACCAATATAAAAGAAACAGATATGGTATTTGGAGCACTTGAAAAATTGGAACAGTCTATAAGAGATGCTTGGGAAAGACATCATCCTAAAGCAATTTTTATTGCAACCTCCTGTGTTACAGGTATCATTGGAGAAGATATAGATAGTGTAGCAAGCAAACTGCATGAAGAGTTTAAAATTCCAGTTGTTCCTATGTATTGTGAAGGCTTTAGATCAAAACACTGGAGTACAGGTTTTGATGCTACCCAGCATGGGATTTTAAAATATATAGTTCGTAAAAGTTCTAAAAAACAGGAAGATCTAGTGAATGTAATTAATCTTTGGGGAAGTGATGTATTTACTCCAATACTAGCAGAATTGGGACTTAGGGTTAATTATGTAGTAGATATGGCAACTGTAGAGGATTTAGAACAGCTTTCAGAAGCTGCTGCTACTGTTTCGTTTTGTCACACCTTATCTTCTTACCTGGCAGCTGGTTTGGAAGAACAATTTGGGGTTCCAGAAGTTAAAGCACCGCAACCTTATGGAATCGCAGGAACAGATGCGTGGATAAGGGAGCTGGCAAGAGTTACGCATAGGGAGAAAGAAGCAGAAGCGTATATAGAAAAGGAGCATAAAAGAATAGCACCGAAAATAAAAGAACTTAAAAAATTATTAAGTGGCAAAAAAGGTTACGCAGCCACAGGTTCAGCTTATTCTCATGGACTTATAGCAGTGCTTGGAGAGCTTGGAGTTCAAGTAGACGGTTCTTTGGTGTTTCATCATGATCCTGTATATGACAATAATGATCCCACTAAGGATTCTCTAAAATTTTTAGTAGACAATTATGGTGATGTTCCTAATTTTAGTGTAAGCAATAGACAGCAGTATCAGTTTTATGGACTGCTTAAGAATGTTAATCCTGACTTTATTATTATAAGACATGCAGGGCTTGCCTCTTTGGCATCCCGTATGGGTATACCGGCAGTTCCTCTTGGTGATGAACACCATGCTGTAGGTTATCAGGGGATTTTAAACTTAGGAGAAACTATATTAGATATACTTGCACGTAAAAAGTTCCACAAAGATTTGTCCTCTCATGTTAAACTGCCTTATACGAAATGGTGGCTTGAACAGAGAGATCCTTATATATTAGAAAAACAACATTATGTTGTATATTAA